A genomic stretch from Falco cherrug isolate bFalChe1 chromosome 3, bFalChe1.pri, whole genome shotgun sequence includes:
- the PHC2 gene encoding LOW QUALITY PROTEIN: polyhomeotic-like protein 2 (The sequence of the model RefSeq protein was modified relative to this genomic sequence to represent the inferred CDS: deleted 1 base in 1 codon), translating into MENEQLPAPPPASSTGGTATTPSSTGTARPPAPQISVYSGIPDRQTVQVIQQALHRQPNTAAQYLQQMYAAQQQHLMLQTAALQQQHLTSAQLQSLAAVQQASLAANRQSGSSGANGAQPAPAQQPTINLATSPAAAQLLNRAQSVAPGASGIAQQAVLLGNAASPALTASQAQMYLRAQMLIFTPTGPVSAVRPESPAPAPPPAPPPAPPPAAPQVHSLALRPTGPHLPALAMKPPGGAPPRAGPPRGPPPDPPAEHLKKAEGPDARTHPLARAAAPTTAHPLVTPAYTPLQPPQFLQQPTKPMQPQQQFVIQQQQQQQQQLAPRGQPPPGPPTAPQLQPLPPASPGPAPPPKAGVPQGAGGEGGPPNGHPGCHAAPRKFQHASAVILQLQPTGATPPLGVPEGTRRDPPPTPRSAESPPAAPLQPPALSPPAAPPGPDTPEGERPPTHEPPADRLHAQPQALASVPGMTSGTGSSASTVAGAAPHNGENKPPQAIVKPQILTHVIEGFVIQEGAEPFPVGRSSLLVGNLKKKYAQELLAEKLPQQDNTTTTDSEMEEPYLQESKEEGNPPKLKCELCGRVDFAYKFKRSKRFCSMACAKRYNVGCTKRVGLFHPDRSKLQKPGGPPHGRRRTCKGTLPTLSKDTKKQPPVSLPPGSVPLSVTASLQLNHSQEDSSRCSDNSSYEEPLSPISASSSTSRRRQGERDLELREMELPDVHVRDLASIGHRFLPSEPSKWNVEDVYEFIRSLPGCQEIAEEFRAQEIDGQALLLLKEDHLMSTMNIKLGPALKIYARISMLKDS; encoded by the exons ATGGAGAAcgagcagctcccagcacctccgcctgccagcagcaccggcGGCACCGCCACGACGCCCAGCAGCACCGGCACCGCCCGCCCACCCGCTCCCCAAATCTCCGTCTACAGCGGCATCCCCGACCGCCAGACTGTCCAG GTGATCCAGCAAGCGCTGCACCGGCAGCCCAACACGGCGGCGCAGTACCTGCAGCAGATGTACgcggcacagcagcagcacctcatGCTGCAGACGGCAGcgctccagcagcagcatctcaccagtgcccagctcCAGAGCCTGGCCGCCGTCCAGCAG GCCAGCCTGGCGGCAAACCGGCAGAGCGGCTCTTCGGGCGCTAATGGTGCCCAGCCAGCACCGGCGCAGCAACCCACG ATCAACCTGGCGACGTCGCCGGCAGCCGCACAGCTCCTGAACCGGGCGCAGAGCGTGGCCCCCGGTGCCTCGGGCATCGCACAGCAGGCCGTGCTGCTGGGCAATGCCGCCTCGCCCGCCCTCACCGCCAGCCAGGCCCAGATGTACCTGCGGGCACAGATG CTCATCTTCACGCCCACGGGCCCCGTAAGCGCCGTCCGGCCTGAGAGCCCTGCGCCAGCACCGCCACCGGCACCGcca cccgccccgccgcctgctgccccacag GTGCACAGCCTGGCCCTGCGCCCCACCGGCCCCCACCTCCCCGCCCTGGCCATGAAGCCCCCCGGGGGTGCCCCACCCCGGGCTGGCCCCCCTCGGGGTCCCCCGCCCGACCCCCCAGCTGAGCACCTCAAAAAAGCCGAGGGGCCTGACGCCCGCACCCACCCTCTGGCACGCGCCGCTgcccccaccactgcccacccaCTTGTCACCCCAG CCTACAccccgctgcagcccccccagttCCTGCAGCAGCCGACGAAGCCAATGCAGCCGCAGCAGCAGTTCGtcatccagcagcagcagcagcaacagcagcagctggcaccccgcgggcagccccccccgggaccccctACTGCCCCCCAACTCCAACCCCTGCCCCCCGCCAGCCCTGGCCCGGCGCCCCCCCCCAAAGCGGGGGTCCCCCAAGGAGCTGGGGGCGAAGGTGGCCCCCCCAACGGTCACCCTGGTTGTCACGCTGCCCCCCGCAAGTTCCAGCATGCCTCCGCCGtcatcctgcagctgcagcccaccGGTGCCACG cccccactcGGGGTCCCCGAGGGCACCCGCAGGGACCCGCCGCCCACCCCGAGGAGTGCCGAGAGCCCACCCGCCGCcccgctgcagccccctgccctctcgccgcccgctgcccccccaGGCCCTGACACCCCTGAGGGCGAGCGGCCCCCCACTCACG AGCCGCCCGCCGACCGCCTTCATGCTCAGCCCCAGGCCCTGGCCAGCGTTCCCGGCATGACCTCGGGCACCggcagctctgcctccaccGTCGCCGGCGCTGCCCCCCACAATGGTGAGAACAAACCGCCCCAGGCCATCGTGAAACCCCAGATCCTCACCCACGTTATCGAGGGCTTCGTCATCCAGGAAGGGGCTGAACCGTTCCCG GTGGGGCGCTCCTCATTGCTGGTGGGGAACCTGAAGAAGAAGTATgcgcaggagctgctggctgagaAACTCCCGCAGCAGgacaacaccaccaccaccgacTCCGAAATGGAGGAACCTTATTTACAAG AATCCAAAGAGGAGGGGAACCCCCCCAAACTGAAGTGTGAGCTCTGCGGCCGCGTCGACTTTGCTTACAAATTCAAGCGCTCCAAGCGCTTCTGCTCCATGGCTTGTGCCAAGAG GTACAACGTGGGGTGCACGAAGCGGGTGGGTTTGTTCCACCCTGATCGCAGCAAGCTGCAAAAACCCGGCGGTCCCCCCCACGGCCGCCGTCGCACCTGCAAGGGGACATTGCCCACCCTCAGCAAAGACACCAAGAAGCAG CCGCCGGTTTCTCTCCCGCCGGGTTCGGTGCCTCTTTCCGTGACGGCGTCGTTGCAGCTCAACCACAGCCAAGAGGATTCGAGTCGTTGTTCGGATAACTCGAGCTACGAGGAACCGCTCTCCCCCATCTCGGCCAGTTCCTCTACGTCCCGCCGGCGGCAGGGCGAGCGAGACCTGGAGCTGCGCGAGATGGAGCTGCCCGACGTCCACGTCCGCGAC